A portion of the Nitrospira sp. genome contains these proteins:
- a CDS encoding sigma-54 dependent transcriptional regulator encodes MEKILVVDDEQSLREVMSIMLKRAGYAVTEASDGEEAIGQVNKDIFDLVITDLRMPKADGMAVLKAVKSSSPDTVVLVVTAFATADSAVEAMKQGAYDYLTKPFQVDEVQLIIRNALEKRRLSTENMLLKREMASQSSFAQIVGQSEAMQKVFDVVRKVADAKSNVLICGESGTGKELIARAIHYNSARSTMPFVAVNCSAVPETLLESELFGHMKGSFTGAVANKAGLFEVANGGTIFLDEIGDTTPPIQVKLLRVIQEREFRRVGGNQDMKVDVRIIAATNRDLEKAVADGSFREDLYYRLDVIPIRLPPLRLRTGDIPLLVKHFLEKFAQDSGKTAPVLTPEAMHVLFGHEWRGNVRELENLIERVVAFAAGGPVTEHDIRGWLHHSLAPQAQQGIPTDLPEDGLDLEGLINGIEKDFLMKALERTRWVKKKAARLLQLNTRSFRYRLEKYAIKGGRD; translated from the coding sequence GTGGAAAAGATCCTAGTCGTCGATGACGAGCAGAGCCTCCGTGAAGTGATGAGCATCATGCTCAAGCGAGCCGGCTACGCGGTCACGGAAGCGTCCGACGGCGAAGAGGCCATCGGCCAGGTCAACAAGGACATCTTCGATCTGGTCATCACCGATCTGCGCATGCCGAAGGCCGACGGGATGGCCGTCCTCAAAGCGGTCAAATCCTCTTCGCCGGACACGGTGGTGCTGGTAGTGACGGCGTTCGCCACGGCCGATTCCGCGGTCGAAGCCATGAAGCAAGGAGCGTATGACTATCTGACGAAACCGTTTCAAGTCGACGAGGTTCAGCTCATCATCCGCAACGCGCTGGAGAAACGACGGTTGTCGACCGAGAACATGTTGCTCAAGCGCGAGATGGCCAGCCAGTCGTCTTTCGCGCAGATCGTCGGTCAAAGTGAAGCCATGCAGAAGGTATTCGACGTGGTGCGGAAGGTGGCGGACGCCAAGAGCAATGTGCTGATCTGCGGAGAAAGCGGAACAGGGAAGGAACTGATCGCCCGGGCCATTCACTACAACAGCGCCCGCAGTACGATGCCGTTCGTGGCGGTGAACTGTAGCGCTGTGCCCGAGACATTGCTCGAAAGCGAGCTGTTCGGACATATGAAGGGATCGTTTACCGGTGCCGTGGCGAACAAGGCCGGACTCTTCGAAGTGGCGAACGGGGGCACGATCTTTCTCGACGAGATCGGCGATACGACCCCGCCGATTCAGGTGAAGCTCTTACGGGTGATTCAAGAGCGTGAATTTCGGCGCGTCGGCGGCAATCAGGATATGAAGGTCGACGTCCGCATCATCGCGGCGACCAACCGTGATCTGGAGAAGGCCGTGGCGGACGGGTCTTTCCGCGAAGACCTGTACTATCGGCTCGATGTGATTCCGATCCGCCTGCCGCCGTTACGGCTCCGGACCGGCGACATCCCTCTCCTGGTCAAACACTTCCTGGAGAAGTTCGCGCAGGATAGCGGGAAGACGGCGCCGGTTCTGACCCCCGAGGCCATGCATGTTCTGTTCGGTCACGAATGGCGCGGCAACGTACGTGAACTCGAAAACCTGATCGAGCGTGTGGTCGCGTTCGCCGCGGGAGGGCCGGTCACGGAACACGACATCCGCGGATGGCTGCATCACTCGCTTGCACCGCAGGCTCAGCAGGGAATCCCGACGGACCTTCCGGAGGACGGCCTGGACTTGGAAGGACTGATCAACGGCATAGAGAAGGATTTCCTGATGAAGGCGCTGGAGCGGACGAGATGGGTCAAGAAGAAGGCCGCGCGTCTTCTGCAGCTCAACACTCGATCCTTTCGGTATCGGCTGGAGAAGTATGCTATAAAAGGAGGTCGTGACTAA
- a CDS encoding type II secretion system F family protein, translating to MATFAYVGRSRSGAVRKGELSAKNRDEAVDQLRKQSIVVTSLDEKAGKSGFKISFGTGLTDKDLVVFTRQFGTMINAGLPLVQCLEILSTQSENKALRESIGEVKVQVEAGSTFSDALRRHPKVFDDLYVNMVHAGEVGGLLDTILTRLAKHIEKAMKLKGQIKSAMVYPGAILGVAGIVITVLMIWVIPIFAKMFDELSSGKVGLPGPTQLVIEISNAFQSYWYVAIGLVVGMIFAVKKYYATPKGRMAIDKFLLKTPVFGDLIRKASVAKFTRTLGTLLSSGVPLLDGLSICAKTSGNKVIEEALLNARVSISGGKTIADPLTQSQVFPKMVTHMIAVGESTGALDAMLGKIADFYEDEVDQAVASLTSLLEPMMMVFLGVVIGFIVIAMYLPIFKMASAIG from the coding sequence ATGGCGACTTTTGCATATGTCGGGCGCTCCCGGTCTGGTGCCGTCAGGAAAGGCGAACTTTCCGCTAAAAACCGGGACGAAGCCGTCGATCAACTCCGCAAGCAGAGCATCGTCGTCACCAGTCTCGACGAAAAAGCGGGAAAATCCGGATTCAAGATCAGCTTCGGGACTGGGCTGACCGACAAAGACTTGGTGGTCTTTACGCGTCAATTCGGTACCATGATCAATGCGGGTCTTCCCCTGGTGCAATGTCTGGAAATTCTCTCCACGCAATCGGAAAACAAGGCTCTGCGTGAATCGATCGGTGAGGTGAAAGTGCAGGTCGAGGCGGGCTCCACATTTTCCGATGCCTTGCGTCGCCATCCGAAGGTGTTCGACGATTTGTACGTGAATATGGTGCACGCCGGTGAAGTCGGCGGCCTGCTCGATACGATCCTCACCAGGTTGGCAAAACACATCGAGAAGGCCATGAAACTCAAGGGACAAATCAAATCCGCCATGGTCTATCCGGGGGCGATTCTGGGAGTCGCCGGAATCGTCATTACGGTGCTGATGATTTGGGTCATTCCGATCTTCGCAAAAATGTTCGACGAATTGTCGAGCGGCAAGGTGGGGCTGCCGGGGCCTACGCAACTGGTCATCGAGATCAGCAACGCGTTCCAATCCTATTGGTATGTCGCGATCGGGCTGGTCGTAGGGATGATATTCGCCGTGAAGAAATATTATGCGACCCCAAAAGGTCGGATGGCGATCGACAAGTTCCTTCTGAAGACTCCTGTATTTGGGGACCTCATTCGAAAAGCCTCCGTGGCCAAGTTCACGCGGACTCTCGGCACGTTGTTGTCGAGCGGCGTCCCATTGCTGGACGGCCTCTCGATTTGCGCCAAGACTTCCGGCAACAAGGTGATCGAAGAAGCACTGTTGAATGCCAGGGTCAGTATCAGCGGGGGCAAGACGATCGCCGATCCCCTGACCCAGAGTCAGGTCTTTCCCAAGATGGTCACGCACATGATCGCCGTCGGAGAATCGACCGGCGCGCTGGATGCGATGTTGGGCAAGATCGCCGATTTTTATGAAGACGAAGTCGACCAGGCGGTCGCGTCCCTGACGTCGTTGCTCGAGCCGATGATGATGGTGTTCCTGGGGGTCGTCATCGGGTTCATCGTCATCGCGATGTATCTTCCCATCTTTAAGATGGCGTCGGCGATCGGGTAG
- the ychF gene encoding redox-regulated ATPase YchF: protein MGLCCGMIGLPNVGKTTVFNALTGSGALAANYPFATVDPNTGIALVPDPRLLKLTDIFKSKKTTYSTLEVRDIAGLVEGASKGEGLGNQFLGHIREVDALLHVVRCFADSDVVHVSGRIDPLRDIAVIETELMLADLEALDRRKQKTEKKVRAGDKKAAFEMEFLSRLIGLLDKGEWLGNLTYQPEERALLDECQLLSAKPVLFVANVSEGQQADQTEVKAVQDFAARRGARVVRICGQFEAEVSSLAEAERADFLNEMGLSESGLVRLTREAYTLLNLITFFTAGETESRAWPIVRNTKAPQAAGKIHSDMERGFIRAEVYTYDDLLTQRSEAKVKEKGLFRLEGKDYVIKEADIVYFRFNV from the coding sequence ATGGGACTTTGTTGCGGAATGATCGGATTGCCGAACGTGGGGAAGACCACGGTATTCAATGCCTTGACCGGCAGCGGGGCCCTTGCGGCCAACTACCCGTTCGCCACGGTTGATCCCAACACGGGCATCGCGCTGGTGCCGGATCCTCGTCTTCTTAAACTGACCGACATCTTCAAGTCGAAGAAGACAACGTACAGTACGCTCGAGGTCCGAGACATCGCCGGGCTGGTCGAGGGCGCGAGCAAAGGAGAGGGACTCGGAAACCAATTTCTCGGACATATCCGAGAGGTGGATGCCTTGCTGCACGTCGTGCGCTGCTTTGCCGATTCCGACGTCGTGCACGTGTCCGGTCGGATAGATCCGCTCCGGGACATTGCCGTTATCGAGACCGAGTTGATGCTGGCTGATTTGGAGGCCCTGGACCGCCGCAAGCAGAAGACGGAAAAGAAAGTGCGGGCAGGCGACAAGAAGGCCGCGTTCGAGATGGAATTCCTCTCACGCCTGATCGGGTTGCTCGATAAAGGGGAATGGCTCGGCAATCTGACCTATCAACCGGAGGAGCGGGCGCTGCTGGACGAATGCCAGCTCCTTTCGGCGAAGCCGGTTCTCTTCGTGGCCAACGTGTCGGAGGGACAGCAGGCCGACCAGACGGAAGTGAAGGCCGTACAGGACTTCGCTGCGCGACGCGGGGCCCGAGTGGTCAGGATCTGCGGGCAATTCGAGGCGGAGGTGTCGTCGCTGGCCGAGGCTGAACGGGCCGACTTTCTGAACGAAATGGGCTTGAGCGAGTCCGGTCTCGTGCGCCTGACGCGCGAGGCGTATACCTTGCTCAATCTCATCACGTTCTTTACAGCTGGTGAAACCGAGTCGCGTGCCTGGCCCATCGTGAGGAATACCAAAGCGCCCCAAGCCGCCGGAAAGATCCATTCGGACATGGAACGGGGGTTCATCCGCGCCGAGGTGTATACCTATGACGACCTGCTGACTCAGCGGTCGGAAGCCAAGGTCAAAGAAAAGGGACTCTTTCGCCTCGAGGGCAAGGACTACGTGATCAAGGAGGCGGATATCGTATACTTCAGGTTCAACGTGTAG
- a CDS encoding ribose-phosphate pyrophosphokinase, which produces MSRELMIFSGNANLALAHEICAYLGVKLGEATVASFSDGEIRVKIEENVRGADVFVVQSSCEPVNDSLMELLIMIDALKRSSANRITAVIPYFGYARQDRKDQPRVPISAKLVADLISTAGTDRVLTMDLHAGQIQGFFNVPVDHLYALPVLLDYITKKKVKDLVIVSPDAGGVERARAFAKRLQATLAIIDKRREGPNQTQIMNIIGDVEGKSALLLDDMIDTAGTIVQGAQACADKGAREVWTACTHAVLSGPALERLRGSCIKQVIVTNTIPLRGKEQTCPKLYQLSVAPLLGEAIRRIHEDESVSSLFA; this is translated from the coding sequence ATGAGCAGAGAACTGATGATTTTCTCTGGCAACGCGAACTTGGCCCTTGCCCATGAAATCTGCGCCTATCTGGGCGTCAAACTGGGCGAGGCGACCGTGGCCTCTTTTAGTGACGGAGAGATCCGGGTCAAGATCGAGGAGAATGTCCGCGGGGCAGATGTCTTCGTCGTGCAGTCCTCTTGCGAGCCGGTCAACGACTCCCTGATGGAGTTGCTGATCATGATCGATGCGCTCAAGCGGTCGTCCGCTAACCGGATCACCGCCGTCATTCCGTATTTCGGTTACGCCAGGCAAGACCGCAAGGACCAGCCCCGCGTTCCAATTTCGGCCAAACTGGTCGCGGATCTCATCAGCACGGCCGGGACGGACCGCGTGCTGACCATGGATCTCCATGCCGGACAGATTCAGGGGTTCTTTAATGTGCCGGTCGACCATCTCTATGCGTTGCCGGTCCTGTTGGACTACATCACGAAGAAGAAGGTCAAGGATCTCGTGATCGTGTCACCCGACGCCGGCGGCGTCGAACGGGCCCGCGCCTTCGCCAAGCGGTTGCAGGCCACTCTGGCCATCATCGACAAGCGGCGCGAGGGGCCGAATCAGACGCAGATCATGAACATCATCGGCGACGTTGAAGGCAAGAGCGCGTTGTTGTTGGACGACATGATCGACACGGCCGGGACGATCGTGCAAGGAGCCCAGGCCTGCGCCGACAAGGGTGCCCGTGAAGTGTGGACCGCCTGTACGCACGCGGTTCTGTCAGGCCCGGCCCTCGAGCGATTGCGAGGGTCCTGCATCAAACAGGTCATCGTGACGAATACGATTCCACTACGAGGCAAGGAACAGACCTGCCCGAAATTGTATCAATTGTCGGTCGCGCCGTTGTTGGGCGAAGCCATCCGCCGCATCCATGAAGATGAGTCGGTGAGTTCGCTGTTCGCCTAG
- the pth gene encoding aminoacyl-tRNA hydrolase codes for MRLIVGLGNPGTSYAQTRHNAGIWVLERAATRWGIRLSRRGTAQRGSGRLGSELIELAGTLDFMNVTGPPLKGLLRQYRLTADDLLLIHDDLDLETGRLRIKRAGGHGGHNGIKSVVEALGTQEFVRIKIGIGRPAPRQDSADYVLEPVTREEMDVFEPCLERAVDALECLIHRGTEVAMNRFNVRDHQNAIEE; via the coding sequence TTGCGCCTCATCGTTGGGCTGGGCAACCCCGGCACCTCGTACGCCCAGACCCGCCACAATGCCGGCATATGGGTGCTGGAGCGGGCTGCCACCCGATGGGGAATCCGTCTCTCCAGGCGCGGGACCGCTCAACGGGGGTCGGGACGGCTTGGCTCGGAACTCATCGAGCTTGCCGGCACCCTCGACTTCATGAATGTGACGGGTCCGCCGCTCAAGGGTCTCCTCCGCCAGTACCGGCTTACCGCAGACGACCTCCTTCTCATCCATGATGACCTGGATCTGGAAACAGGACGTCTCCGGATCAAACGGGCTGGCGGCCACGGCGGACACAACGGCATCAAGTCGGTCGTCGAAGCCTTGGGTACTCAGGAGTTCGTCAGGATCAAAATCGGGATCGGCCGACCGGCTCCCCGACAGGATTCGGCGGACTATGTGTTGGAACCGGTGACACGGGAAGAGATGGACGTGTTCGAGCCGTGCCTGGAGCGAGCCGTCGACGCGCTGGAATGCCTGATTCACCGGGGGACCGAAGTGGCAATGAACCGCTTCAACGTGCGCGATCATCAGAACGCGATCGAGGAATGA
- a CDS encoding ATP-binding protein, whose protein sequence is MISQHASTPFDRHRFSSDDMDGLRARLRWLMAFRVAIVTLMLALSLVFQATKGGQVETYYALIILTYAVTIPSALLLPSLAAPSTLTIFFWAQVGIDFLLETVLVVRTGGVDSPFAVLYVMTVTVASLVLRKRVGLLAACGCIVLFGAVTNIQLYGLADRWEWMSKSHLTGPETFQTFGAYALALLVVGLLSGTLADQLQQADRSLREKEQGLTRLQAFHENIVQSISSGVFTADGSGAITSFNPAAQEATGYTLSRVLGCQWREVFNWHPSQSLPKGGNGMVVSVSRFEVECKRADGTRLVLGMTVSPLHEQGQQEGLVGVFKDLTQIRDLEEEMRRREWLANLGEMSAGMAHEIRNPLGALAGAMQMLRKEAAADDTDRRLMDIAIREATRLNSIITEFLQYARPPALNLVDSDINKVLAETLDLVQHEARTRSNIRIVTTLASGSLVAQIDQNQMRQVFWNLATNAFEAMPDGGQLSIATGCRQIDAGGRKGEVIEIAFQDQGEGIPKENLDKIFLPFFTTKKEGSGLGLAAVHRIVDLHGGWIKVESDRQQGTRFVVCMPRSGGDGVRLWHEGRTPWKRS, encoded by the coding sequence ATGATCTCCCAACACGCCTCAACCCCGTTTGACAGGCATCGCTTCTCGTCTGACGACATGGATGGATTGCGCGCCAGACTGCGCTGGTTGATGGCGTTCCGGGTGGCGATCGTCACCTTGATGCTCGCCTTGTCCCTCGTGTTTCAAGCCACAAAAGGAGGGCAAGTCGAAACGTACTATGCGCTCATCATCCTGACCTACGCGGTCACTATTCCTTCCGCCCTGTTGCTTCCCTCTCTCGCCGCTCCCTCGACCCTCACGATATTTTTTTGGGCACAAGTAGGGATCGATTTTCTTCTGGAAACCGTGTTGGTGGTGCGAACCGGAGGCGTCGACAGCCCGTTTGCGGTTCTCTATGTCATGACAGTGACGGTCGCGAGTCTCGTGCTGCGAAAACGCGTCGGACTGCTCGCGGCATGCGGCTGCATCGTTCTCTTCGGCGCGGTGACGAATATCCAACTCTACGGGCTTGCCGACAGGTGGGAGTGGATGTCGAAGAGCCATTTGACCGGTCCTGAGACGTTCCAGACCTTCGGCGCCTATGCCCTGGCGCTCCTGGTGGTGGGATTACTCAGCGGGACCTTGGCCGACCAACTCCAACAGGCCGACCGATCGTTACGCGAAAAGGAACAAGGGCTGACCCGACTCCAGGCCTTTCACGAAAATATCGTGCAGAGCATCAGCAGCGGGGTATTTACCGCTGACGGGAGCGGGGCGATCACCTCCTTCAATCCGGCCGCGCAGGAAGCCACGGGGTACACGCTGTCTCGCGTCCTTGGGTGCCAGTGGCGCGAGGTATTCAATTGGCATCCCTCGCAGTCGCTCCCTAAGGGCGGAAACGGCATGGTCGTGTCCGTGAGCCGTTTTGAAGTGGAATGCAAGCGTGCCGACGGAACCCGACTCGTGTTGGGTATGACGGTGTCTCCGCTTCACGAGCAGGGACAACAGGAGGGGTTGGTCGGGGTCTTCAAGGATCTGACACAGATCAGGGACCTTGAGGAGGAAATGCGCCGGAGAGAATGGTTGGCCAACCTGGGTGAAATGTCGGCGGGCATGGCGCACGAGATCCGAAACCCCCTAGGCGCGTTGGCGGGAGCCATGCAGATGCTCAGGAAGGAAGCGGCGGCGGACGATACGGATCGGAGGTTGATGGATATCGCGATCAGGGAAGCCACACGATTGAACTCGATCATCACGGAATTTCTGCAATACGCCCGTCCGCCGGCGCTCAATTTAGTGGACTCCGATATCAACAAAGTCCTTGCCGAGACTCTGGATCTGGTCCAACATGAAGCACGGACCCGCTCGAACATCAGGATCGTGACCACGCTCGCATCGGGCTCGCTCGTCGCTCAAATCGACCAGAATCAAATGCGACAGGTCTTCTGGAATCTCGCGACGAATGCCTTCGAAGCCATGCCGGACGGTGGGCAACTGAGCATCGCCACCGGATGCCGCCAAATCGATGCAGGAGGCCGAAAAGGAGAGGTGATCGAGATCGCGTTTCAGGACCAGGGAGAAGGGATTCCGAAAGAGAATCTCGACAAGATTTTCCTCCCTTTTTTCACAACCAAGAAAGAAGGATCCGGATTGGGTCTGGCAGCGGTCCATCGTATCGTCGACCTGCACGGAGGGTGGATCAAAGTAGAAAGCGATCGACAGCAGGGGACGCGCTTCGTCGTGTGCATGCCCCGATCCGGGGGCGACGGCGTACGGCTTTGGCATGAGGGACGAACACCGTGGAAAAGATCCTAG
- a CDS encoding acyloxyacyl hydrolase: MRPAGGHGKLRYVCVVCFCIVGAGSFGWAGEFRLESLAVRGGFSGISPLEEEQKYYFQQADLVLAVRLPWEWDLGMSWVAGTRLLTSGGVLHAAQETNGIFTLVPLDLAIGRKDGLLSLDMGFGGALLADHKYGIQNFGGPFQFVWTFGATSRFLGPLGLGYHFQHYSDAMIYGHHTRGADLHLFELIYWFKTGR, encoded by the coding sequence GTGCGTCCGGCCGGTGGCCACGGGAAGCTGCGGTATGTGTGTGTCGTCTGCTTCTGCATCGTCGGAGCTGGTTCATTCGGATGGGCCGGCGAGTTCAGGCTTGAATCGCTCGCGGTGAGAGGCGGCTTCAGCGGCATTTCGCCGCTAGAAGAGGAACAGAAGTATTACTTTCAGCAAGCCGACCTTGTGCTCGCGGTACGTCTGCCGTGGGAGTGGGACCTCGGAATGAGCTGGGTGGCCGGGACCAGACTGTTGACCTCCGGTGGAGTACTCCACGCGGCCCAAGAAACCAATGGAATTTTCACGTTGGTGCCGCTGGATCTCGCGATCGGCAGGAAAGACGGGCTATTGTCCCTCGACATGGGGTTCGGCGGAGCGTTGCTCGCCGATCACAAGTACGGAATCCAGAATTTCGGAGGCCCGTTTCAATTCGTCTGGACCTTCGGCGCGACCAGTCGTTTCCTTGGGCCGCTTGGACTCGGATACCATTTTCAGCATTATTCTGACGCGATGATCTACGGGCATCACACGCGCGGGGCCGATCTCCATCTCTTTGAGTTGATTTACTGGTTCAAGACCGGCAGGTAG
- a CDS encoding 50S ribosomal protein L25 gives MKFDLAVTVREKSGKGAARQLRREGKVPAVLYGQGECLLLTIEPEPLVRILKSQAGSTALISLSIAGVKSNPKRTALLRDFQVDPVEGHVLHADLFEISMEKPIRVKVPVHVIGGTPAGVKEGGILHFNMRELSVECFPAALPDHIEVDASPLAIGQGIHLKEIAKREGVRYLDDPEQMVVSVAVPMSDAKLEALLTSQAAGPEGAKEPEVMAKGKVPVEGAEAAEASKTAAPAAADAKVGDKKEATAAAPKAEKKEAEKKK, from the coding sequence ATGAAATTCGATTTGGCGGTCACCGTGCGGGAGAAATCCGGTAAGGGCGCTGCGCGTCAGTTGCGGCGAGAAGGGAAAGTTCCCGCAGTGTTGTATGGGCAAGGCGAGTGCCTTCTGTTGACCATCGAGCCCGAACCTCTGGTCAGAATCCTGAAGTCGCAAGCGGGCAGCACGGCGCTGATTTCGCTGAGCATCGCCGGAGTCAAGTCCAACCCGAAGCGAACCGCGCTCCTGCGCGATTTCCAGGTGGACCCTGTTGAGGGTCACGTGCTTCATGCGGATTTGTTTGAGATCTCCATGGAAAAGCCGATTCGTGTCAAGGTGCCGGTGCACGTGATCGGAGGCACGCCGGCCGGCGTGAAGGAAGGCGGGATCCTCCATTTCAACATGCGCGAGCTGTCGGTCGAGTGCTTCCCCGCCGCGCTGCCCGATCATATCGAGGTTGACGCGTCTCCGCTGGCCATCGGGCAGGGAATTCATCTCAAGGAAATCGCCAAGCGCGAAGGTGTCCGCTACCTCGACGATCCGGAGCAGATGGTTGTGAGCGTTGCCGTCCCGATGTCGGATGCCAAACTTGAAGCCTTATTGACCAGTCAGGCTGCCGGACCGGAAGGGGCGAAGGAGCCGGAAGTCATGGCGAAAGGCAAGGTTCCGGTGGAGGGTGCCGAAGCTGCGGAGGCTTCCAAGACTGCCGCTCCGGCCGCTGCTGACGCCAAGGTGGGAGATAAGAAGGAAGCCACGGCTGCAGCCCCAAAGGCTGAGAAGAAAGAAGCCGAGAAGAAGAAGTAA
- the ispE gene encoding 4-(cytidine 5'-diphospho)-2-C-methyl-D-erythritol kinase: MTNRASASEPAGSSFAVTVLAPAKINLILRILDRRSDGYHNIWSIMQTVALEDEVRLRLSTSEEVRLRCDSTELLGDHNNLVHKAAVAVLDRARMAVGLEIELKKAIPLGAGLGGGSSDAAATIIGLNRLLSLGWSQIQMRDVAQMLGSDVSFFLFSPSAVVAGRGEVVKPVAVRGARWAVLVNPGFAVETRWAYQELAASRPGVTPLSDRQRALDEETQMDWQHLKAAAENDFEAPVFAKHPTLGRIKQALLAQGAEIALLSGSGATVFGLFGDEQSARRAQMEFQSDERLKTFVVPTCSGPLAIR; this comes from the coding sequence GTGACTAACCGTGCCTCCGCATCCGAACCAGCTGGCTCCTCGTTCGCGGTTACCGTCTTGGCTCCCGCAAAAATCAATCTCATCCTCCGAATCCTAGACCGTCGCTCCGACGGTTATCACAATATCTGGTCGATCATGCAGACAGTCGCCCTGGAGGACGAGGTGCGTCTTCGTCTGTCGACCTCAGAAGAGGTTCGTCTCCGATGCGACTCGACGGAGTTACTGGGTGATCACAACAATCTCGTCCACAAGGCCGCGGTCGCCGTATTGGATCGGGCCCGGATGGCGGTCGGACTTGAAATCGAACTCAAGAAAGCAATTCCGCTGGGAGCGGGCCTAGGCGGAGGGAGCAGCGACGCGGCCGCGACGATCATAGGCCTGAATCGGCTGTTGAGCCTCGGATGGTCTCAGATACAGATGCGGGACGTTGCACAGATGCTGGGCAGTGACGTGTCGTTCTTCCTGTTCTCGCCGTCGGCCGTCGTCGCCGGGCGCGGAGAAGTGGTCAAGCCGGTGGCCGTCCGCGGTGCCCGCTGGGCGGTCCTGGTGAATCCGGGATTTGCCGTCGAGACTAGATGGGCCTACCAAGAACTGGCCGCTTCCCGGCCGGGAGTGACTCCCTTGTCGGATAGGCAGCGCGCACTGGACGAAGAGACTCAGATGGATTGGCAGCACCTCAAGGCGGCAGCGGAGAACGACTTCGAGGCACCGGTCTTCGCCAAGCACCCGACTTTGGGTCGGATCAAGCAAGCACTCCTCGCGCAGGGGGCCGAGATCGCGCTCTTGTCGGGCAGCGGGGCCACGGTGTTCGGACTGTTTGGGGACGAACAGTCCGCACGACGCGCCCAGATGGAATTCCAGTCCGATGAACGGCTGAAAACGTTTGTGGTGCCGACCTGTTCGGGGCCGCTCGCCATCCGCTAA